The genomic stretch AGACGATCTGGGGTCTGAGAGAACCATTCCCTTTGATCAAGTGCCCCGCATCTTTACCGCCAAAGAATGGGAGCAGCTCGAGGCTGGTCTTCGTCAACGGGTTAAAGCGCTCAATCGCTTTATCTACGACGTGTATCACGAAGAAGAAATTATCAAAGCCGGAATTATTCCTGCTGAGCAGATTTATAACAATGCACAATATCGACCAGAGATGCGGAACGTCAACGTGCCGCGAGACATTTATGCGCAGATCGCTGGAATTGATATCGTGCGCGCTGGTGAAGGTGAGTTCTATGTCCTAGAAGATAACCTGCGCGTTCCATCTGGCGTGTCTTATATGGTTGAAGACCGCAAGATGATGATGCGCCTCTTCCCTGATCTGTTTCAGAAATATCGAGTTGCGCCGGTAGAGCACTATCCAGATTTTTTATTGGAGTGCTTAAAGTCAGTCAAACCAGATGATGTCAAGAAACCCAATGTCGTCGTGCTCACACCAGGCATGTACAACTCGGCTTATTTTGAACACAGTTACCTCGCTCAACAAATGGGTGTTGAATTGGTGGAAGGCAAAGATTTGTTTGTTAAGAACGAGCAAGTGTTTATGCGTACTACTCAAGGCCCTGAGCGTGTGGATGTGATCTATCGCCGCGTTGATGATGATTTCTTGGATCCGCTCGCATTCCGCTCTGATTCCACATTGGGAGTTGCTGGATTACTCTCTGCACATCGAGCAGGCAATGTGACCTTAGCTAATGCCATTGGTACCGGCATTGCTGATGACAAGTCCATCTACCCTTACGTGCCTGACATGATTGAGTTCTATTTAGGTGAAAAACCGATTCTGAATAATGTGCCGACTTTCCAATGCCGTAAGCCAGATGATCTCGCATATACCCTGGCCAATTTAGATAAGTTGGTGGTGAAGCTAACCCATGGTGCTGGTGGCTATGGCATGTTGGTTGGACCAGCATCCACCAAGGCAGAGATCGAAGAATTCCGTGGTCATCTGATTGCCAATCCAGATAAATACATTGCACAGCCAACACTCGCACTCTCTACCTGTCCAACCTTTGTTGAGTCTGGTGTTGCGCCACGCCATATTGATTTAAGGCCATTTGTTTTGTCAGGAAAAACAATCAAGATGGTTCCAGGCGGCCTTACTCGCGTTGCCCTCAAAGA from Polynucleobacter sp. AP-Jannik-300A-C4 encodes the following:
- a CDS encoding circularly permuted type 2 ATP-grasp protein, whose amino-acid sequence is MKLPFDEMLDASGKARPHYQVFHNWLKQQSDTLMGLKRAEADLIFRRVGITFAVYGDDLGSERTIPFDQVPRIFTAKEWEQLEAGLRQRVKALNRFIYDVYHEEEIIKAGIIPAEQIYNNAQYRPEMRNVNVPRDIYAQIAGIDIVRAGEGEFYVLEDNLRVPSGVSYMVEDRKMMMRLFPDLFQKYRVAPVEHYPDFLLECLKSVKPDDVKKPNVVVLTPGMYNSAYFEHSYLAQQMGVELVEGKDLFVKNEQVFMRTTQGPERVDVIYRRVDDDFLDPLAFRSDSTLGVAGLLSAHRAGNVTLANAIGTGIADDKSIYPYVPDMIEFYLGEKPILNNVPTFQCRKPDDLAYTLANLDKLVVKLTHGAGGYGMLVGPASTKAEIEEFRGHLIANPDKYIAQPTLALSTCPTFVESGVAPRHIDLRPFVLSGKTIKMVPGGLTRVALKEGSLVVNSSQGGGTKDTWVLEE